In a genomic window of Brassica rapa cultivar Chiifu-401-42 chromosome A10, CAAS_Brap_v3.01, whole genome shotgun sequence:
- the LOC103846924 gene encoding uncharacterized protein LOC103846924 codes for MRKLCPNYNLEDGLETVLEVPMPEELFSASKTKPGWNQMKSFWSKPTATATATNMTRLFGGRNAEIQLLLGVVGAPLIPLPVQPDHHNDYENPIHKDIKDQPLEMSMAQYIVKQYIAAVGGERALNAIESMYAMGKVRMTASEFCTGEGSLNSKMVKARSIRSGGGEVGGFVLWQKGIELWCLELVVSGCKISAGSDAKVAWRQTPWHPSHASRGPPRPLRRFLQGLDPKSTANLFARSSCMGEKKINDEDCFILKLEAEPSTLKARSSSNVEIIRHTVWGCFSQRTGLLIQLEDSHLLRIKAQDDNSIFWETTMESLIQDYRIIDGVQVAHAGKSSVSLFRFGENSDNHSRTRMEETWEIEEMDFNIKGLCMDCFLPPSDLKKDDDEEEEEEEEVEVECGLAANNEKLPMKIRSASLRISSSKVLAIVEEEDESDVTEEMEET; via the exons ATGAGAAAACTTTGTCCCAACTACAACCTCGAAGACGGGTTAGAGACCGTTCTCGAGGTTCCTATGCCCGAGGAGTTGTTCTCTGCGTCCAAGACCAAACCGGGATGGAACCAAATGAAGTCTTTCTGGTCAAAACCCACGGCGACCGCAACGGCCACAAACATGACAAGACTCTTTGGTGGTCGTAACGCCGAGATCCAGCTCCTCCTTGGAGTCGTTGGAGCTCCTTTGATCCCTCTCCCTGTTCAGCCTGACCACCACAACGATTATGAAAACCCTATTCATAAAGACATCAAAGACCAACCTCTG GAGATGTCGATGGCGCAGTACATAGTAAAACAGTACATAGCAGCGGTAGGAGGAGAACGGGCGTTAAACGCGATAGAGAGCATGTACGCGATGGGGAAAGTGAGGATGACGGCGTCAGAGTTCTGCACAGGAGAAGGAAGCTTGAACAGCAAAATGGTTAAGGCAAGGAGTATCAGGAGTGGTGGAGGAGAAGTAGGAGGTTTTGTGCTGTGGCAAAAGGGTATAGAGCTATGGTGTCTTGAGCTAGTCGTCTCCGGCTGCAAAATCAGTGCCGGTAGTGACGCCAAAGTTGCTTGGAGACAAACTCCATGGCATCCTTCTCATGCCTCTCGTGGTCCTCCTAGACCATTGCGCCGTTTCCTCCAG gGTCTTGACCCAAAGTCAACGGCAAACCTATTCGCAAGATCTTCATGCATGGGAGAGAAGAAAATAAACGACGAAGACTGTTTCATACTCAAGCTCGAAGCCGAGCCATCAACTCTCAAGGCGAGAAGCAGCAGCAACGTAGAGATCATACGCCACACCGTGTGGGGATGTTTCAGCCAGAGAACAGGTCTTCTAATCCAGCTCGAAGACTCTCACCTCCTGAGAATCAAAGCACAAGACGACAACAGCATCTTCTGGGAGACGACGATGGAATCTCTGATCCAAGACTACAGGATCATCGACGGCGTTCAGGTGGCACACGCTGGTAAAAGCTCGGTTTCTTTGTTTAGGTTTGGCGAGAACTCGGATAACCACTCGAGGACGAGGATGGAAGAGACTTGGGAGATTGAAGAAATGGATTTTAACATCAAGGGTTTGTGCATGGATTGTTTCTTGCCTCCTTCTGATCTCAAGaaggatgatgatgaggaggaagaagaggaagaggaagtggAAGTGGAGTGTGGGTTAGCTGCGAATAACGAGAAGCTGCCTATGAAGATTAGAAGCGCTTCTTTGAGGATTAGTTCGTCTAAGGTTCTAGCCATTGTGGAAGAAGAGGATGAATCAGATGTCACTGAAGAGATGGAGGAGACGTAA
- the LOC103846921 gene encoding RING-H2 finger protein ATL43 — MSSSSSLLLVSLLSLFLNSSLADNDRYNTTAVVIMNPTTPPPLPPPSPLQRHNVTSSFMPGIAVVIAVLTVVFSLTFLLLLYVKHCKRRNGYVNDTQRFATSRYYGGGGYGGGGVGRKNSGIDRSVIESLPVFRFGALSGHKEGLECAVCLARFEPTEVLRLLPKCKHAFHVECVDTWLDAHSTCPLCRYRVDPEDILLISDCNSWFELRLSNNRREESNNNNNTGSTRFDFVSRISGRHSSAGERASRLNDVRKLSSFRRSLDSSLRINDGEEEKTDSVAVAVGCFDRNQQRKDGLLLNSNRESFEARFEHRIIISGGNRDQRWSEVRPADLLYLRSEMILSDCRKLAAAEDGREVIGGRSVSELTSIDRRRRWGGEPRQRQATAVISRWLAWSHRPSASSAV; from the coding sequence atgtcttcttcttcctcgttacTTCTTGTTTCTCTCCTCTCCCTCTTCCTCAACTCCTCACTCGCAGACAATGATCGTTACAACACCACGGCGGTCGTGATAATGAACCCAACAACACCACCGCCTCTTCCGCCGCCTTCTCCACTTCAACGACATAACGTCACTTCCTCTTTCATGCCCGGAATCGCCGTGGTCATCGCTGTCCTCACGGTCGTATTCTCCCTCACCTTCTTGCTCCTCCTCTACGTCAAACACTGCAAACGACGCAACGGTTACGTCAACGATACGCAGCGTTTCGCAACGTCTAGATACTACGGAGGAGGAGGATACGGTGGAGGCGGAGTTGGAAGAAAAAACTCCGGTATAGACCGGTCTGTGATCGAATCTTTACCGGTTTTCCGGTTTGGTGCACTGAGCGGTCACAAGGAAGGGCTAGAGTGCGCCGTGTGCTTGGCCCGGTTCGAACCGACGGAAGTCTTGAGGCTACTGCCGAAATGCAAACACGCTTTCCACGTAGAGTGCGTTGACACGTGGCTAGACGCGCACTCCACTTGCCCGCTTTGCCGTTACCGGGTCGACCCGGAAGATATCCTCTTGATCAGTGATTGCAACTCCTGGTTCGAGCTCCGTTTATCTAATAACCGTCGAGAAGaatctaataataataataataccgGTTCGACCCGGTTCGATTTCGTGAGTCGTATCTCCGGTCGGCATTCATCTGCCGGAGAACGAGCGAGTCGACTCAACGACGTTAGAAAGTTGTCTTCGTTTAGGAGATCGCTCGATAGCTCTCTGAGGATCAACGACGGCGAGGAGGAGAAAACGGACTCCGTCGCCGTCGCCGTCGGGTGTTTCGATCGGAATCAACAGAGGAAAGACGGATTGTTGCTTAATTCGAACCGGGAAAGCTTCGAGGCGAGGTTCGAGCACCGGATAATAATCTCCGGCGGGAATCGAGATCAGAGATGGAGCGAGGTGAGGCCGGCTGATCTTCTCTACCTCCGATCGGAGATGATTCTGAGTGATTGCCGGAAGCTAGCTGCGGCGGAGGATGGCAGAGAGGTCATTGGTGGGAGAAGTGTGTCGGAGTTAACGAGCATTGATAGACGGAGGAGATGGGGAGGAGAGCCGAGACAACGACAAGCCACGGCGGTGATCTCGAGATGGCTCGCTTGGTCCCACCGTCCCTCCGCTTCCAGCGCTGtttaa
- the LOC103846923 gene encoding uncharacterized protein LOC103846923 has product MEPVQPHLDTLKAIHVEDHDQRGKELVITDNNVEPRRSCSCAEEEDEERRSNASLCSVEVDLELGRPEKAVHFSEKDCRICHMTLDATNLESGVGIELGCSCKDDLAAAHKHCAETWFKIKGNKICEVCGSIAGNVEAEIEESRNEVNGTVNQSLRTVGPPLVEARSFWQGHRFLNFLLACMVFAFVISWLFHFNVPST; this is encoded by the exons ATGGAGCCCGTACAGCCGCATCTCGACACCCTTAAAGCAATCCATGTCGAAGACCACGACCAAAGAGGAAAAGAGCTCGTCATCACCGACAACAACGTAGAGCCTCGTCGGAGCTGCTCCTGTGCagaagaggaagatgaggaGCGGAGATCCAATGCGTCATTATGTTCAGTGGAAGTAGATCTCGAGCTTGGGAGGCCTGAGAAAGCTGTACATTTCTCAGAGAAAGATTGCAGGATTTGTCATATGACTTTGGACGCAACGAATCTTGAATCTGGTGTGGGGATTGAGCTAGGCTGCTCTTGCAAAGATGATCTGGCTGCTGCTCACAAGCACTGTGCTGAGACTTGGTTTAAGATCAAAGGAAACAA AATCTGTGAAGTATGCGGGTCTATTGCGGGCAATGTGGAGGCGGAGATTGAGGAAAGTCGGAATGAAGTAAATGGTACGGTGAATCAGTCTCTGAGAACGGTTGGTCCTCCATTGGTGGAAGCTAGAAGCTTCTGGCAAGGTCACCGGTTCTTGAATTTCCTTTTAGCTTGTATGGTCTTCGCCTTTGTGATTTCATGGCTCTTCCACTTCAATGTTCCCTCCACATAG
- the LOC103846922 gene encoding probable sugar phosphate/phosphate translocator At3g11320: MKMATNGRFFTMGIVASWYSSNIGVLLLNKYLLSNYGFKYPIFLTMCHMTACSLLSYVAIAWLKMVPMQTIRSRVQFLKISALSLVFCVSVVFGNVSLRFLPVSFNQAIGATTPFFTAVFAYVMTLKREAWLTYFTLLPVVTGVVIASGSEPSFHLFGFLMCIAATASRALKSVLQGILLSSEGEKLNSMNLLLYMAPIAVVFLLPATLIMEKNVVGITIALARDDFRIVWYLLFNSALAYFVNLTNFLVTKHTSALTLQVLGNAKGAVAVVVSILIFKNPVSVTGMLGYSLTVCGVILYSEAKKRSK, encoded by the exons ATGAAGATGGCGACGAACGGCCGGTTCTTCACAATGGGGATCGTCGCATCATGGTACTCCTCAAACATCGGAGTGCTGTTACTAAACAAGTACCTCCTCAGCAACTACGGGTTCAAATACCCGATCTTCCTCACCATGTGCCACATGACCGCCTGCTCCCTCCTCAGCTACGTCGCCATCGCGTGGCTCAAGATGGTCCCGATGCAGACGATCCGATCCCGCGTCCAGTTCCTCAAGATCTCGGCCTTGAGCCTCGTCTTCTGCGTGTCGGTGGTGTTTGGTAACGTCTCGCTGAGGTTTTTGCCGGTTTCGTTTAACCAGGCGATCGGCGCAACGACGCCGTTTTTCACGGCCGTGTTTGCGTATGTGATGACGCTCAAGAGGGAGGCTTGGCTGACTTACTTCACTCTCCTCCCTGTTGTTACTGGTGTTGTTATTGCCAGTGGG AGTGAACCAAGCTTTCACCTTTTTGGATTCCTTATGTGCATTGCAGCCACAGCTTCAAGAGCACTTAAATCAGTGCTTCAAGGGATTTTGCTTTCTTCTGAAGG GGAGAAGCTGAACTCAATGAATCTCCTCCTCTACATGGCTCCAATAGCTGTGGTGTTCCTTCTGCCTGCTACTCTTATCATGGAGAAAAATGTCGTCGGCATTACAATTGCACTTGCAAGAGATGATTTCAGAATCGTTTGGTATCTGCTATTCAACTCAGCGCTTGCCTATTTCGTAAACTTGACAAACTTCTTGGTCACGAAACACACTAGCGCCCTCACTCTGCAG GTGCTAGGAAACGCCAAAGGAGCAGTGGCAGTGGTAGTCTCCATTCTAATATTCAAGAACCCTGTTTCAGTGACCGGAATGCTCGGTTACTCCCTCACTGTCTGTGGAGTTATTCTCTACAGCGAAGCCAAGAAACGGAGCAAATGA